One Oncorhynchus keta strain PuntledgeMale-10-30-2019 chromosome 34, Oket_V2, whole genome shotgun sequence genomic window, gggtgctaacatacaaacacagagcaaagaactgaggaaaactaagggtttaaatacaatcaggggaaacaaggcacaggtgcaaataataatggggatcaagggaaaacaaaaggtcaaaaagcacaatgggggcatctggtgaccaaaaaccggaacaaccctggccaaatcctgacagtagTACCATTAGTAGTAGCAGAAATCGTAGTaccagtagtcgtagtagtagtaccagtagtagtagtaccaataccagtagtagtagtaccagtagtagtagtaccaataccagtagtagtagtaccaataccagtagtagtagtaccaataccagtagtagtagtagtaccagtagtagtagtagtagtgtcagtagtagtACTACCAGTAGTAGTCgtaccagtagtagtaccagtagtagtaccagtagtagtaccagtagtagtagtaccaccaatggtagtagtagtggtggtagtagaaaGTTTTGGATGATTCTAACTAATCTATGTCTTTAAATATCATAATTTCCATAATTCCTTGGGATGGTGCTTCtctcagacaaacagacagacagtcagtgtaACTCTACTCTAGTGAGGTCTGGGGTGCAGCAGAGCAGAAACACTgaatgtactgtagatactgaaTACATTTGCTCCAGACTTCCTTGAACACAACAAtgcccctctgtacccactgtgtTTGTATacaaagacagagagattgaaaaacagattgtatctcaaggccatcagactgctaaacagcaatcactaactcagagaagCTGCtacctacattgagacccaatcactggacactttaataaatggatcactagtcactttaataaatacagctgcacagtattgtctcttatcgatggtgatTCTAATATCGTTTAGGGCCTTTaggacttgttagatattacagcactgtcggaactagaagcataagcattttgctatactcacattaacatctgtaaaccatgtgtatgtgaccaatacaattcaAATTTAATTAATTTTTTAAAACCTAGGAAGTATTTTAGAGAGCAGCTCTGAGGGGGCAGACAGTGAGGGACTGTGTAACCCAAGGACTGAGCAGCATGTGTGTCCTCTTTCGCACTCTCCATTCTCTATACTTCTTAATTCCTttacccacccatccatccctccctccttcctccactttcccctccctccctctctctctctctctctctctctctctctctctctctctcccttcattcaGGCTCCAGGAAGATGGAGCATAAGGGTAACAGCTGGCATGAGACCTGCTTCACCTGCCAGCGTTGCCAGCAGCCCATCGGCACCAAGAGCTTCATCCCCAAGGAGAACCACAACTTCTGTGTGCCCTGCTACGAGAAACAGTTTGCCATGCAGTGTGTGCACTGCAAGAAGGTAGGTCTAAGGTCATAATATTAagagtaaatactgtagtatCTCTTCCTCACCTTTTCTGTCCTCTAAAGTGGCGTATACATCAGAGAGATAGAAAACAGGGATCTTTCTACAACTACTGAAAGACTGGCTGTGAATCTGGCAAGCAAGAATCTAGAGCAAGAACGATTAGTACTTTACATGTCCACAAATGTCCTCAGTATCCATTCACATGGCAATTTATTGAATGGATCACTTAACCGCTAAAATCTGGTATCTGTTGGTGCCTGGTGTGTAGCACTTGGTTGGTGTGTATGTGCTTATTTGTGTGCAGTCACATTTGACCAAACTCTCTCTCCATAATAGCCCATCATTACTGGCGGGGTGACCTATCGCGACCAGCCCTGGCATAAGGACTGCTTCCTGTGCACCGGCTGCAAGCAGCAGCTGTCTGGCCAACGCTTCACCTCCCGTGACGACTTTGCCTACTGCCTCAACTGTTTCTGCAACCTGTATGCCAAGAAGTGTGCTTCCTGCACCACCCCCATCAGCGGTAAACTATCTATCCATCTGGGTGTGTTGTGGATACACATTTTCTGCTCAGGTCACGCACTGATTATCAGATCTTGACGACACGTGGAACAGTGCTTCGTGTATCAGGAACTAAAGGGAACATGACAGAACGATCCGATCATCTGTGCAGACCTGCGAGGAAATTGTATACCCGTCTCTAACAGAAtgagtcagtcagccagttagATAGCCACTTTTAAATCAGTTCTAACTTGTAAATCAGGAAGTCAGTCACTTACTCACCCAATCACGCTGTACACTGTGGCCCTGTTTGAATCCTTACTAAAGTTCTCCACCTTTCCTCCTTCCCCAATCACTGATCTGTGGAAATGGATAAGAGAAAGCAATATACAGTATAACTGCTCTATGGTTTCCTTCATTTATGTTTTAGGATGCAGAGACATCCTTCACCTTTTGATAACAGCATGTGTTCATCTCTCCCCGTTCTCTCAGGTCTGGGTGGCAGTAAGTACATCTCGTTTGAAGAGCGCCAGTGGCACAACGACTGCTTCAACTGTAAGAAGTGCTCCGTCTCCCTGGTGGGCCGGGGTTTCCTCACCGAGCGTGACGACATCCTGTGCCCCGAGTGTGGCAAAGACATCTGACATCTGGCAGGCAGCGAGTGGCCGACACGTCTGATTGGAAATTAACGAAACAACCAGGAAGTAACAACGACCTATCAGAGCACAACTGAGTATCACTGTactcagttgaagtcggaagtttacatacatcttagccaaatacatttaaactccgttttttaCAATTCCTAGACATTtaaatcctagtaaagattccctgtcttaggtcagttaggttcaccactttattttaagaatgtgaaatgtcagactaatggtagagagaatgatttatttcagcttttatttctttcatcacattcccagtggttcagaagtttacatacactcaattagtatttggtagcattgcctttaaattgtttaacttgggtcaaacgtttcgggtagccttccacaagcttcccacagtaagttgggtgaattttggcccattcctcctgacagagctggtgtaactgagtcacgtttgtaggcctccttgctctcacacgctttttcagttctgcccacgaaTTCAGTtctgccactccaataccttgactttgttgtccttaagccattttaccacaattttggaagtattattgggaacattttacatttggaagacccatttgcgaccaagccttaacttctgatgtctgatgtcttgagatatatatatatatatccacataatttccctacctcatgatgccatcttttTGGGAAGAACACCAGTCCCTCCCTCCTGCTGCAAagctgctgccacccccatgcttcacggttaggatggtgtccttcggtttgcaagcctcccccttttcctcgaaaacataacaatggtcattatggccaaacagttctatttttgtttcatcagaccagaggacatttctccaaaaagtacgatctttgtccccatgtgcagttgcaaaccgtagtctggcatttttaatggcagttttggagcagtggcttcttccttgctgagcagcctttcaggttatgtcgatatggactcgttttaatgtggatatagataattttgtacctgtttcctccagcatcttcacaattcatttgctgttgttcttggattgatttgcacttttcacaccaaagtatgttcatctctaggagaaagaacgcgtctccttcctgagcggtatgacgactgcgtggtcccatggtgtttatacttgcgtactattgtttgtacagatgaacgtggtaccttcaggcgtttggaaatgtctcccaaggatgaaccagacttgtggaggtctacaaagaTTCTGAGgtgttggctgatttcttttgtttttccaatgatgtcaagcaaagaggcactgagtttaaaggtaggccttgaaatacatccacaggtacaccgccaattgactcaaatgatgtaaattagcctatcagaagcttctaaagccatgacatcattttctggaattttccaagctgtttaaggcacagtcaacttcgtgtataaaaacttctgacccactggaattgtaatacagtgaattgtaagtgaaataatctgtcaacaactgttggaaaaatgtattgtgtcatgcacaaagtagatgtcatgcacaaagtagatgtcctaacagacttgccaaaactatagtttgtcaagaAATTTgttgttgaaaaatgagttttaatgactccaacctaagtgtatgttaacttccgaattcaactgtgtgtatatatatatatgacatatgAACACAAGATACTGGTCGCGTTCCCCTTCTCAGACGtcgcatgcatcaaccaatgatTGGGTGCCACGTCATCGACTGGGCAGTCCGGCATCAGATTGCCTTAACATCATGTGGTTTGCTAATACGTAAAATACCTATCCGGGCGTTGCAAGATCTTGCATGCATCAGCAACACACTCATTATTAGGCTACTAACCCCATATACACTATATGAATTCAAAAATATAAATTAATGTTTTTTGGAGTGCAACAGCAAATGTTGCTTTCTGCATGCCCTGGCTTGATACATCACATAGTTTGAGGTTTTACACATGAatgtctgtcataattataaagAGTCATATATTCAGAGTTTATGTATTGAAAGGAATATTTCCCCTGAACTACACAATTATTGCAGTCATTGTGTAATTTGGGTGCCAAATACCTTTAAGATTGTAAAGGCTATCTACAGGTGTGTATGAGGGAGCATAAGTCCCAAAGTTACGAAAATGTGAACGAACTCAGATTTACCGGGCATTTACACTGGTGCAAAGTTTGTAATGTTATTCAGATGGGAATAAAACAAAAGCTACAAccaaaagaagaaaaaaacattaaCCAAAATGTAAATAATGACAGTTTGGTTTTTAAGCTCTGTTTATTTATCACCCCCAACACGTATACATTTGACTGACACTGGTGCAAATGCTTGGTAACGATGAGCCATGCCTATTAAGGTGAGAGCCAACAGACATGTCTCTTATCAGTCACAAGGGCTCGGACAGGAAATCTGTGTCTGAAGTCCAAATAAAGACCTATAAAAATGCACCAACTGCTGTACACCTTGTATGACTAAGGAAGTGACATGAAGTTAAGTTTTTCCTCTAGGGTTTTCTTTAGCTGCGGTGGCAGAGTTAGAGGATGGAGTCCAACAAGGGGCAGTTGATGAGCACTTCCCTCTATACATCAACATTTTGGAACGTAGAGGCGGCTAAATACATTTGGGGAAAATCTTCTACAATGCCTTTGAGTTGGTACAAGTTGCCCCTAACTGCTGGTCCCGGGTCAGGTATGCTTTGATGCCTTAATGGTAAAGAGTAGGATTCAAGGTTGGCtaatctgatcctagaccagGAGCAAAGTCTTTCTCAGGCGCTTGCAAATCATGCAGGACTGAGTCTCTGGCACCATCTGGTGGTTCACTTCCATATCATTCAAATGCACCCCCACTCAAGTCAAGGCACACTAGCTAAACATCCCATTACAAATGCAAGTGTCACAGTACCAATACAATAAAGCTGGAATCCCTAAATTGTAAAACAGCAACAAAGTTCCTTCCAACAACAaaacagtacccccccccccgccCGACATCATTGCACGCGCTATATgtaaattgtaaatgagaacttgttctcaacttgcctacctggttaaataaaggtgaaataaaaaaataaaaatgtactgCAATGAGTTTTACAATTACGATGCACCTCGGCAACAATAATGGTGGTGGGGCGGCCAGTGGCAATGTTCCTCCTACTGAGGATCAGTATCAAAACCCAGAGAAATCCCTTACCCATCATGCCCCACTGTGGATATGGTACGGCCACACAGACGTATGAAGATGCATAACAACTTAGCATTGTAGACCCAAAGTTTTCCTATCAAGTTAAACACCATCAACCTCCTCAACTCAAGTTCTAACAGCACTGGAAGGATGAACTCTAACTGTTCTAAGAGGATTTCAGGTAGGTCACATCACAGAATTATAATGCATAGAGCAGAATTTAGGGTTAATCTGCTTATTCCACAAAATACTTATGAACGTAGAAATATTGTGGTGCCATGTCTGCATTAAGAGTCAGTAAAGTCCCAGGAGCAGAATACTCATTGTAAGGACACTTGAGGGTCAGGTAAAGGGTCAGAGAGTAGTTCTGGGGTCAGTTAGGTAAATGAGGACGGATGTCACCACCCGTTCTGTGATTGTCCCGACTCTGGCAGAGAATGCCCCAGTGTTGGGTGGCTCATCACTGCTCTACAGTGGAGTGGTGGGTCTCTGGGTACGGTCCAGGGTCAAGGCCAGGTCACTTTCTGGATCTTTTTCTTTTCTTTGAGCTCACCCTGAGGAGACAGAGACGATCACTGACAACATTCACAGATCTGTTTCGCTAATAACATCAACATTCCCAAACCTCTCCAAGTCAGTCAAATAGCCCATGAAAGCAGTCACCAACCCTGGTTCTGGAGAGCTTCTGAATGTGAAAACATTTGGTCCAGTGCAACTGTAAAAAACCTGTTTCATCTAAATCAGATTTATTGgattataatatattatttatAAACCGGGTGGTTTGAACACTAAATGCTGATTGGATGAAAGCAGTGGTAAAACAGATTGTATACCACGGGTATACAAAAATGCATTtgtactgttctaattacattggtaaccagtttataatagcaataaggcaccttgggggtttgtggtatttgGCCAATATCCAGACACCCCACATTgcatcgtgcataagaacagcccttagccaaggtatattggccatataccacacctcctcgggccttattgcttaagtataccaTTAGCTGAATCCATTGTTTTGGTTGGAATTAAATCCTGCAGCTATCCAGGACCACGGTTGGTGACCAGAAAATCATCTTTAGAAAAATATTTTGCATAGACCAGTAGATACTGAGGTTCCATACCGAGCTGTCTGCATCCCGTTTGAGATTAACTGActtgggggaggagggggggctcCCCAGACCCTTATTCCCAGTGGGACTCCTATGGGGGCCTCCTGGGCTGTGGGAGGACGAGGGGGTAGGGGTGGTGCTGGACAGCTTGCGTATGGGGCTGAAGAGGTTCATGGAGGGAGGGTGCTTGAATCTGTCGGTAACGCCAGACCCCGAGGTCTGACCCTCTGGCTTTTTCAGTCTGACGGGGACACTTTTAGAGGAGCTGCCATCGAACACGATCAGAGGCCTCTTCCTGTTGTGGTCGTCACTGAAGCTGTAAGACAAAACAGGACACTGACTGAGGCTACAGTAGGATTAAGGCAATTCCACAGTGACTCAGATTTTTCAACTTCAAAATGTATGCCCATCAAAAAAAAcaacattgatttcaaagttaaACAAATCATACAACTGTGTGCACAAGACTACTTTAAACAATgtacacagtaaaaaaaaaaaaaaattaaaatatcaCCACCATTAGATTTACTCTGTTAAACTTTATCTGCACAGTTCCACCTATAAATGGGGTTTTGCTAAGAGTTGTGTGGTTTGTTATCCTTggaaatcaatgtttttttgtttggtaTCTGTGGCCATCAAACTGCAGAGA contains:
- the c34h2orf49 gene encoding ashwin translates to MKYVTTSRRGCWGERAKMARSTNMGREGKDTSQDRGASNADLLLHPELLSHEFIQLVLNEKKITSGDDGSRDQLTALYLRHVIPLPQRELPNNRWGKKMEQTRARQSTASGQSRSFSDDHNRKRPLIVFDGSSSKSVPVRLKKPEGQTSGSGVTDRFKHPPSMNLFSPIRKLSSTTPTPSSSHSPGGPHRSPTGNKGLGSPPSSPKSVNLKRDADSSGELKEKKKIQKVTWP
- the LOC118366748 gene encoding four and a half LIM domains protein 2-like, coding for MTERYDCHYCKESLFGKKYVLREENPYCVKCYESLYSNTCEDCKKPIGCNTRDLSYKDRHWHEECFQCFQCKRSLVDKPFSTKDDQLLCTECYSNEYSSKCHECKKTIMPGSRKMEHKGNSWHETCFTCQRCQQPIGTKSFIPKENHNFCVPCYEKQFAMQCVHCKKPIITGGVTYRDQPWHKDCFLCTGCKQQLSGQRFTSRDDFAYCLNCFCNLYAKKCASCTTPISGLGGSKYISFEERQWHNDCFNCKKCSVSLVGRGFLTERDDILCPECGKDI